A stretch of the Gloeocapsopsis sp. IPPAS B-1203 genome encodes the following:
- the nadA gene encoding quinolinate synthase NadA, giving the protein CNECPYMRLNTLEKLYWAMKHQTPEINLRQEISLAALKPMQRMLAMS; this is encoded by the coding sequence TGTAACGAGTGTCCTTACATGCGGTTAAACACTTTAGAAAAACTTTACTGGGCAATGAAACATCAAACTCCAGAAATTAACCTAAGACAAGAAATTAGTTTAGCTGCCTTGAAACCTATGCAGAGAATGTTGGCAATGAGTTAA